A region of Kribbella sp. NBC_01245 DNA encodes the following proteins:
- a CDS encoding low temperature requirement protein A: MTEHKPPIRVQATSTDQPVTTLELFFDLVFVFAITQVTALMAHDLTAHGMIRGILIIGLLWWSWIGYSWLCNLVKADEGSLRLVMLAAMAAMFGIALAIPEAFHDLPGGLSGPVVIAVAYFIFRALHLVLFWLIADGDAVLRRTLLRFAPSMLAGTALLLAASQFHGRTQTLLWGAALLADYGGTFLIDARGWRFNSARHFAERHGLIVIIALGESIVAIGVGVTDLPISWPIVIASVLGLAASAALWWIYFDATAISGEHALVNEPEETRPKLARDAYTFLHFPMIAGVVLLALGLKKVLEYVGDTEHHELSDPLKGIGLYSLFLGVAIYLLGHVGFKWRTAHQVGVSRLAATALVIAAIPLVAKVPALGQLGVLVAILIALIAYESIHYAAHREELRHGPHSSPSPE, translated from the coding sequence ATGACAGAGCACAAGCCGCCGATTCGCGTGCAGGCCACCAGCACCGATCAGCCGGTGACCACCCTCGAGTTGTTCTTCGACCTGGTCTTCGTCTTCGCCATCACCCAGGTCACCGCGTTGATGGCGCACGACCTGACCGCGCACGGCATGATCCGGGGCATCCTGATCATCGGGCTGCTCTGGTGGAGCTGGATCGGCTATTCCTGGTTGTGCAACCTGGTCAAGGCCGACGAGGGATCGCTGCGGCTGGTGATGCTCGCGGCGATGGCTGCGATGTTCGGGATCGCGCTGGCCATTCCGGAGGCGTTCCACGACCTGCCGGGCGGTCTGTCCGGACCGGTCGTGATCGCGGTCGCCTACTTCATCTTCCGGGCGTTGCACCTCGTGCTCTTCTGGCTCATCGCCGACGGGGACGCCGTACTGCGTCGTACGTTGCTGAGGTTCGCGCCTTCCATGCTCGCCGGTACGGCGTTGCTGCTGGCCGCCTCGCAATTCCACGGGCGGACGCAGACCCTGCTCTGGGGCGCGGCGCTGCTGGCCGACTATGGCGGCACCTTCCTAATCGACGCGCGCGGCTGGCGCTTCAATTCCGCGAGGCATTTCGCCGAACGGCACGGCCTGATCGTCATCATCGCCCTCGGCGAATCGATCGTCGCGATCGGCGTCGGGGTCACCGACCTGCCGATCTCCTGGCCGATCGTGATCGCGTCCGTGCTCGGGCTGGCGGCCTCGGCGGCATTGTGGTGGATCTACTTCGACGCCACAGCCATCTCCGGCGAGCACGCTTTGGTGAACGAGCCGGAGGAGACCCGGCCGAAGCTCGCGCGGGATGCGTATACGTTCCTGCACTTCCCGATGATCGCGGGCGTCGTACTGCTGGCATTGGGGTTGAAGAAGGTCCTGGAGTACGTCGGCGACACCGAGCACCACGAGCTCTCGGATCCCCTGAAGGGCATCGGGCTCTACAGCCTCTTCCTGGGCGTCGCGATCTACCTACTCGGGCACGTCGGCTTCAAGTGGCGTACGGCGCACCAGGTGGGCGTAAGCCGATTGGCCGCTACCGCTCTAGTCATCGCAGCCATCCCGCTGGTGGCGAAGGTGCCCGCCCTGGGCCAACTCGGCGTACTGGTCGCCATCCTCATAGCGTTGATCGCCTACGAGTCAATCCACTACGCCGCCCACCGCGAAGAACTCCGCCACGGCCCCCACTCATCCCCTTCGCCCGAGTAA
- a CDS encoding DUF1707 and FHA domain-containing protein — protein MTSVRLQTTRPSDAERDRAVQVLREGAGSGRISHDTFVRRLHFVLRAKSRGELADATRDLPGGEGRVRELLRRIARRLPRVTVTPYRPMPVVPSLVLPGPDAVPVRIGRGYAANFRLADDSVSRCHAELKLTGETWVLADVGSMNGTFVNGQRITSPVEVRPGDHVRFGGVDFQLHWTSPSATTTLTR, from the coding sequence ATGACCTCCGTGCGGTTGCAGACGACCCGGCCCTCGGATGCCGAGCGCGATCGGGCCGTCCAGGTATTGCGCGAGGGCGCTGGTAGTGGGCGCATCTCGCACGACACGTTCGTACGACGTCTGCACTTCGTCTTGCGCGCGAAGAGCCGAGGCGAACTGGCCGACGCGACCCGCGACCTCCCCGGCGGCGAAGGCCGTGTGCGGGAATTGCTGCGCCGGATCGCCAGGCGCCTCCCGCGCGTGACGGTCACGCCGTACCGCCCGATGCCGGTCGTGCCGAGCCTGGTGCTACCCGGCCCGGACGCCGTCCCGGTCCGCATCGGCCGGGGCTATGCCGCCAACTTCCGCCTCGCGGACGACTCGGTTTCGCGTTGCCACGCCGAGCTGAAGCTGACGGGGGAGACCTGGGTCCTGGCCGACGTCGGTTCCATGAACGGCACCTTCGTCAACGGCCAGCGCATCACCAGCCCGGTCGAAGTCCGCCCCGGCGACCACGTCCGCTTCGGCGGCGTCGACTTCCAACTCCACTGGACCAGCCCGTCAGCCACCACCACCCTCACCCGCTGA
- a CDS encoding TNT domain-containing protein, with protein sequence MTAGSAIARPASVQPKSQPQASSQSSTECSETFHLGDRRFGPETLPTRGIVAAGLFGYRRTGSLSPQQFLDKYWDPAAAWWKYPPLDGYLLDPQGKPIIVPSKLRPGQLVDRYGSEFGQFLAPLGTSYSARAIPPQSLVSTPAGFCNYRGYKVLKTFTVDSGPIAPWFEQTGYGWQYVLKSAHVPGAPSPLTVKWLLENGYLQRVIGPPQTFAESILPPLDRAPVS encoded by the coding sequence TTGACCGCCGGGTCGGCGATCGCCCGGCCCGCTTCGGTTCAGCCGAAGTCTCAGCCCCAGGCCTCGTCGCAGTCGTCGACTGAGTGCTCGGAGACGTTCCACCTGGGTGATCGCCGGTTCGGTCCGGAGACCCTGCCGACGCGCGGAATCGTCGCCGCCGGGCTGTTCGGGTACCGCCGTACCGGCTCGTTGTCGCCCCAGCAGTTCCTCGACAAGTACTGGGACCCGGCCGCCGCCTGGTGGAAGTACCCGCCGCTCGACGGCTATCTGCTGGATCCCCAGGGCAAGCCGATCATCGTGCCGTCGAAGCTCCGTCCCGGCCAGCTGGTCGATCGTTACGGCAGCGAGTTCGGCCAGTTCCTGGCACCCCTCGGTACGTCGTACTCGGCTCGGGCGATCCCGCCGCAGAGTCTGGTCAGTACGCCGGCCGGGTTCTGCAACTACCGCGGCTACAAGGTGCTGAAGACGTTCACCGTCGATTCCGGTCCGATCGCGCCTTGGTTCGAGCAGACCGGGTACGGCTGGCAGTACGTGCTGAAGAGCGCCCACGTCCCTGGCGCGCCGTCGCCGCTGACGGTCAAGTGGTTGCTGGAGAACGGCTACCTGCAGCGCGTCATCGGCCCGCCGCAAACCTTCGCCGAGTCGATCCTCCCGCCCCTCGACCGCGCCCCGGTCTCCTAA
- a CDS encoding ABC transporter ATP-binding protein yields the protein MTNTVPLLEVKDLKMHFPIKETAGLARHRKVVQAVDGVSFDLEAGGSLGLVGESGCGKSTTGRMITRLLTPTAGSINFKGTDIAQLKEKQLRPFRRELQIVFQDPYSSLNPRQTVSNIISTPLRVHNLVKKGQELERVQELLERVGLNPEHHNRYPSEFSGGQRQRIGIARALAVEPQVIIADEPVSALDVSIQAQVMNLMDDLRKDLGIAFVFIAHDLGVVRHFCDRVAVMYLGKIVEIGTKDEIYGAPQHPYTQALLSAAPDLGVIRGTPPKERIRLVGDVPSPIDPPSGCRFRTRCWKAQDICASEEPLLIRPTKAGEGHLAACHFAEPREHLIAETA from the coding sequence ATGACGAACACAGTGCCGTTGCTCGAGGTCAAGGACCTCAAGATGCACTTCCCGATCAAGGAGACCGCGGGGCTGGCCCGGCACCGCAAGGTGGTCCAGGCCGTCGATGGCGTCAGCTTCGACCTCGAGGCCGGCGGCAGTCTCGGCCTGGTCGGCGAATCCGGGTGTGGCAAGTCGACCACCGGCCGGATGATCACGCGGTTGCTCACGCCGACCGCGGGCTCGATCAACTTCAAGGGCACGGATATCGCCCAGCTGAAGGAGAAGCAGCTCCGCCCGTTCCGGCGCGAACTGCAGATCGTGTTCCAGGACCCGTACAGCTCGCTCAACCCGCGGCAGACGGTCAGCAACATCATCTCGACGCCGTTGCGCGTGCACAATCTGGTGAAGAAGGGCCAGGAGCTCGAGCGGGTCCAGGAACTACTGGAGCGCGTCGGTCTCAACCCCGAGCACCACAACCGCTACCCGAGCGAGTTCTCCGGCGGTCAGCGCCAGCGCATCGGTATCGCCCGGGCGCTCGCGGTCGAACCGCAGGTGATCATCGCCGACGAGCCGGTCAGCGCGCTGGACGTGTCGATCCAGGCCCAGGTGATGAACCTGATGGACGACCTGCGTAAGGATCTCGGCATCGCCTTCGTCTTCATCGCGCACGACCTCGGCGTGGTCCGGCACTTCTGTGATCGGGTCGCGGTGATGTATCTCGGCAAGATCGTCGAGATCGGCACCAAGGACGAGATCTACGGCGCGCCGCAGCACCCGTACACGCAGGCGTTGTTGTCGGCGGCACCTGATCTGGGTGTCATCCGCGGTACGCCGCCGAAGGAGCGGATCCGGCTGGTCGGCGATGTGCCGAGCCCGATCGATCCGCCGAGTGGGTGCCGCTTCCGCACTCGCTGCTGGAAGGCCCAGGACATTTGCGCCTCTGAGGAGCCGTTGCTGATCCGGCCGACCAAGGCGGGCGAAGGTCATCTCGCCGCGTGCCACTTCGCGGAGCCGCGCGAGCACCTGATCGCCGAGACTGCTTAG
- a CDS encoding ABC transporter ATP-binding protein, producing MSTPSTTPTTVHREKRSTALTPSGEEAFLIVEDLTVQFPTADGLVNAVNGLSYAVPLGRTLAIVGESGSGKSVSSMAVMGLHDMRRTKMTGSIRLGGTEIVGLPERDLQKVRGETAAMVFQDPQSSLHPLYTVGAQITEAYRVHHKVSKDVAKKRAIEMLDLVGIPNPQRRFKQYPHEFSGGMRQRAMIAMSLVNDPKLLIADEPTTALDVTVQAQILDLLNNLQKEFGSAIVMITHDLGVVAEMADDVLVMYAGRCVEYGTAEDVLARPRMPYTWGLLESIPVVSAESERLRPIKGLPPSLLNLPSGCSFNPRCPYPERVKGERCFTDLPDLLPVDGAGTHTSRCHLPDKASIYEAEVEPRLG from the coding sequence ATGAGCACACCCAGCACCACACCCACCACCGTGCATCGCGAGAAGCGCAGCACAGCACTCACGCCGTCCGGCGAAGAGGCATTCCTGATCGTCGAAGACCTGACCGTCCAGTTCCCGACCGCTGATGGTCTGGTGAACGCGGTGAACGGCCTCAGCTACGCCGTACCGCTCGGGCGGACGCTGGCGATCGTCGGTGAGTCCGGTTCGGGCAAATCCGTGTCGAGTATGGCCGTGATGGGCCTGCACGACATGCGCCGTACCAAGATGACCGGGTCGATCCGCCTCGGTGGTACCGAGATCGTCGGCCTGCCGGAGCGGGACCTGCAGAAGGTGCGTGGTGAGACGGCCGCGATGGTCTTCCAGGACCCGCAGTCGTCGCTGCATCCGTTGTACACCGTCGGCGCGCAGATCACCGAGGCGTACCGGGTGCACCACAAGGTCTCCAAGGACGTCGCGAAGAAGCGCGCGATCGAGATGCTCGACCTGGTCGGCATCCCCAACCCGCAGCGCCGTTTCAAGCAGTACCCGCACGAGTTCTCCGGCGGTATGCGGCAGCGCGCGATGATCGCGATGTCGCTGGTCAACGACCCGAAACTGCTGATCGCGGACGAGCCGACCACCGCGCTCGACGTGACCGTGCAGGCGCAGATCCTGGACCTGCTGAACAACCTGCAGAAGGAGTTCGGCTCGGCCATCGTGATGATCACGCACGACCTCGGCGTCGTGGCCGAGATGGCCGACGACGTACTGGTGATGTACGCCGGTCGCTGTGTCGAGTACGGAACGGCCGAGGACGTGCTCGCCCGGCCGCGGATGCCGTACACGTGGGGCCTGCTGGAGTCGATCCCGGTCGTCTCGGCCGAGAGCGAGCGCCTGCGCCCGATCAAGGGGTTGCCGCCGAGCCTGCTGAACCTGCCGTCCGGCTGCTCGTTCAACCCGCGCTGTCCCTACCCCGAGCGGGTCAAGGGTGAGCGCTGTTTCACCGACCTGCCCGACCTGCTGCCCGTCGACGGTGCCGGTACGCATACGTCCCGGTGCCACCTACCCGACAAGGCCTCGATCTACGAGGCCGAGGTCGAGCCGAGACTGGGCTGA
- a CDS encoding ABC transporter permease, with protein MLYFVARRALSAVTVVLATLVATFVLFFVAPTDPAAAICGERQCTADRYQDIQRSLGLDKPKVQQFAGYMGGLVAGRDFESQGAIRECKAPCLGYSFKFDQSVLEIIKSRFPVTVSLALGGAAVFLVFGVTIGSMAAKRRGTTGDRMLMSSTLVMSSIPYYIVALMISLYLTIYYAILPRGAWVSPLESPGGWLVGMITPWLVLGIYNSTSYSRFSRGSMVETLSEDYIRTARAKGLSDRKVTYKHALRSALIPVVTIFGLDMAGLLGGTIFTEYIFDMPGMGKLALDSLKNFDLPVIMGVVLVGSVLLVFMNFLVDVLYSVLDPRVRL; from the coding sequence GTGTTGTATTTCGTCGCGCGGCGAGCGTTGAGCGCCGTCACCGTCGTCCTGGCCACTCTGGTCGCGACGTTCGTGTTGTTCTTCGTCGCCCCGACCGACCCGGCCGCGGCGATCTGTGGTGAGCGTCAGTGCACCGCGGACCGGTACCAGGACATCCAGCGCAGCCTGGGCCTGGACAAGCCGAAGGTGCAGCAGTTCGCCGGGTACATGGGCGGTCTGGTCGCCGGACGCGACTTCGAGTCGCAGGGCGCCATCCGTGAGTGCAAGGCGCCGTGCCTCGGCTACTCCTTCAAGTTCGACCAGTCCGTGCTCGAGATCATCAAGAGCCGCTTCCCGGTGACGGTGTCGTTGGCCCTCGGTGGCGCGGCCGTCTTCCTGGTCTTCGGGGTCACGATCGGCTCGATGGCGGCCAAACGCCGTGGCACCACCGGCGACCGGATGCTGATGTCGTCGACCCTGGTGATGAGCTCGATCCCGTACTACATCGTCGCGCTGATGATCTCGCTCTACCTCACCATCTACTACGCCATCCTGCCGCGTGGTGCCTGGGTCTCACCGCTGGAAAGTCCCGGCGGCTGGCTGGTCGGCATGATCACGCCCTGGCTGGTGCTGGGCATCTACAACTCCACCTCCTACAGCCGGTTCTCCCGTGGCTCCATGGTCGAGACGCTGAGCGAGGACTACATCCGGACGGCCCGCGCGAAGGGTCTGTCCGATCGCAAGGTGACCTACAAGCACGCGCTCCGCTCGGCGCTGATCCCGGTCGTCACGATCTTCGGTCTGGATATGGCCGGTCTGCTCGGCGGCACCATCTTCACCGAGTACATCTTCGATATGCCCGGCATGGGCAAACTCGCTCTCGACAGCCTGAAGAACTTCGACCTGCCCGTGATCATGGGCGTCGTCCTGGTCGGCTCGGTGCTGCTGGTGTTCATGAACTTCCTGGTCGATGTGCTCTACAGCGTGCTCGACCCGAGAGTGAGGCTGTGA
- a CDS encoding ABC transporter substrate-binding protein, producing MAWKRITAFAAVAALGVASCGSPSGSSGNNSGNEIKNDAQAQVADAAAKGPAKPVDGAKKGGTMTILSDVTPGTMDPTNTYYVDGSAIQKLFFRALTQYDIRNGAPVLVPDLAEDLGKESEDGLSWTFKLKKGIKYHDGTPVKAEDYAYAIKRSFAHEIFSDGPAYQLAYFKDHDKYKGPYAAGGDAYAGVETPDDSTLVIKLDKPWKDLPYYVSFPLFTPIPKAKDTRQNYEKAPLATGPYMVKSYAPGTELKLTKNPNWDPNTDPVRLQNVDNWVFKFGLDPVKVQRQVIASSGPDASALNYSNLDSTLLPLITDQNKDQLVKGAGNCQVFWTMDSRKVPIEVRRAIAAAYPYNALRKISGHTDFADPPASTILPAAVPGYEKFEIPGLNGKGDGDPAKAKEMLKAAGKEGFELSWYYSNDDNIATQVSQARAQALEKAGFKTKPIGVPQANIRKLTGDQNGPVNMGKAPAGWCSDWPSPTSWFSVLFKSQAIAEGNSVGQLENKELDAEIDRVEAMDPAEALKNKEWSKLDRKILEEYLPALPIRTSNVAFVVGKNIGNPEVDTAFGMPHFVRMFLKQP from the coding sequence ATGGCTTGGAAACGGATCACCGCCTTTGCGGCCGTCGCCGCCCTCGGCGTCGCGTCGTGCGGGAGCCCGTCTGGGAGTTCCGGTAACAACAGCGGCAACGAGATCAAGAACGATGCGCAGGCGCAGGTCGCCGACGCCGCGGCGAAGGGTCCGGCAAAGCCGGTCGATGGTGCCAAAAAGGGTGGCACCATGACGATTCTGTCCGATGTCACGCCGGGCACCATGGACCCGACGAACACGTACTACGTCGACGGCAGCGCGATTCAGAAGTTGTTCTTCCGCGCGCTCACCCAGTACGACATCCGCAACGGCGCGCCCGTGCTGGTGCCGGATCTCGCGGAGGACCTGGGCAAGGAGTCCGAGGACGGTCTGAGCTGGACCTTCAAGCTCAAGAAGGGCATCAAGTACCACGACGGTACCCCGGTCAAGGCCGAGGACTACGCGTACGCGATCAAGCGATCCTTCGCGCACGAGATCTTCAGCGACGGCCCGGCGTACCAGCTGGCGTACTTCAAGGACCACGACAAGTACAAGGGCCCGTACGCGGCCGGCGGCGACGCCTATGCCGGTGTCGAGACTCCCGATGACAGCACGCTGGTCATCAAGCTCGACAAGCCGTGGAAGGACCTTCCGTACTACGTGAGCTTCCCGCTGTTCACGCCGATCCCGAAGGCGAAGGACACCCGGCAGAACTACGAGAAGGCGCCGTTGGCGACCGGCCCGTACATGGTCAAGTCGTACGCGCCCGGCACCGAGCTCAAGCTGACGAAGAACCCGAACTGGGACCCGAACACCGACCCGGTCCGCCTGCAGAACGTGGACAACTGGGTCTTCAAGTTCGGCCTTGACCCGGTCAAGGTGCAGCGCCAGGTGATCGCGAGCTCCGGCCCGGACGCGAGCGCGCTCAACTACAGCAACCTCGACTCGACCCTGCTGCCGCTGATCACGGACCAGAACAAGGACCAGCTGGTCAAGGGCGCGGGCAACTGCCAGGTGTTCTGGACCATGGACAGCCGCAAGGTTCCGATCGAGGTTCGCCGGGCGATCGCGGCGGCGTACCCGTACAACGCACTCCGCAAGATCTCCGGTCACACCGACTTCGCCGACCCGCCCGCGTCGACGATCCTGCCCGCCGCTGTGCCCGGCTACGAGAAGTTCGAGATCCCCGGCCTGAACGGCAAGGGTGACGGCGACCCGGCCAAGGCCAAGGAGATGCTGAAGGCCGCCGGCAAGGAGGGCTTTGAGCTCAGCTGGTACTACTCCAACGACGACAACATCGCCACCCAGGTCAGCCAGGCCCGGGCCCAGGCGCTGGAGAAGGCCGGCTTCAAGACCAAGCCGATCGGTGTTCCGCAGGCCAACATCCGCAAGCTGACCGGCGACCAGAACGGTCCGGTCAACATGGGCAAGGCACCGGCCGGCTGGTGCTCCGACTGGCCGTCCCCGACCAGCTGGTTCTCGGTCCTGTTCAAGTCGCAGGCCATTGCCGAGGGCAACAGTGTCGGTCAGCTCGAGAACAAGGAACTGGACGCCGAGATCGACCGCGTCGAGGCGATGGACCCGGCCGAGGCGCTGAAGAACAAGGAGTGGAGCAAGCTCGACCGGAAGATCCTGGAGGAGTACCTCCCGGCGCTGCCGATCCGGACTTCCAACGTCGCCTTCGTGGTCGGCAAGAACATCGGCAACCCGGAGGTCGACACCGCCTTCGGTATGCCGCACTTCGTCCGGATGTTCCTGAAGCAGCCGTAA
- a CDS encoding ABC transporter permease: MTIGAPDSSVGAEETPAPIAEARPKVVAHGKSPTRIALGRLRKDKVAVVCSVIILFFILVAIFAPVLAAIEGQDPYTNHTELISSSTLLPDFAANSEHWFGVEPRSGRDLFARWVYGARPSLIVSFVATIVGGVVGVTMGLLAGFLGGWVDRVISWIIDFLLSLPFLLFAIAMVPIVESWRGGSFNLSPSEQADIRFYVLIFVLAFFGWAGLARIVRGEVLSLREREFVLAAKAIGVPTHRVLIKELLPNLVAPIVISLSLALPAYVAAEAGLSFLGVGLVEPTPSWGQTIASATNYFQTFPLYLWIPVVGITILVLALALLGDAVRDAFDPKTRQR; encoded by the coding sequence ATGACCATTGGGGCACCTGACTCGAGCGTCGGAGCGGAGGAGACTCCGGCACCGATCGCCGAAGCCCGCCCGAAAGTCGTGGCGCACGGCAAGTCCCCGACCCGGATCGCCCTCGGCCGGCTGCGCAAGGACAAGGTCGCGGTCGTCTGCAGCGTGATCATCCTGTTCTTCATCCTGGTCGCCATCTTCGCGCCGGTGCTGGCCGCCATCGAGGGCCAGGACCCGTACACGAACCACACCGAGCTGATCAGCAGCTCCACCCTGCTGCCGGACTTCGCGGCGAACTCGGAACACTGGTTCGGCGTCGAGCCCCGCAGCGGCCGTGATCTGTTCGCCCGCTGGGTGTACGGCGCCCGTCCGTCGCTGATCGTCTCGTTCGTCGCGACCATCGTCGGTGGTGTCGTCGGCGTCACGATGGGCCTGCTGGCCGGCTTCCTCGGCGGCTGGGTCGACCGGGTGATCTCGTGGATCATCGACTTCCTGCTCAGCCTGCCGTTCCTGCTGTTCGCGATCGCGATGGTGCCGATCGTGGAGTCCTGGCGAGGTGGTTCGTTCAACCTCTCGCCGTCCGAGCAGGCCGATATCCGGTTCTACGTGCTGATCTTCGTGCTGGCCTTTTTCGGCTGGGCCGGGCTGGCGCGAATCGTTCGTGGTGAGGTGCTGTCGCTGCGCGAGCGCGAATTCGTGCTGGCCGCGAAGGCGATCGGCGTACCGACCCACCGGGTGCTGATCAAGGAACTGCTGCCGAACCTGGTCGCCCCGATCGTGATCTCGCTGTCGCTCGCCCTGCCGGCGTACGTCGCGGCGGAGGCGGGTCTGTCCTTCCTCGGTGTCGGGCTGGTCGAGCCGACTCCCTCGTGGGGCCAGACGATCGCGTCGGCGACCAACTACTTCCAGACTTTCCCGCTCTATCTGTGGATTCCAGTGGTGGGTATCACCATTCTCGTCCTGGCGCTCGCACTGCTCGGGGACGCCGTCCGCGACGCCTTCGACCCCAAGACCCGCCAGCGCTGA